The Cololabis saira isolate AMF1-May2022 chromosome 20, fColSai1.1, whole genome shotgun sequence genome includes a window with the following:
- the LOC133420292 gene encoding L-amino-acid oxidase-like isoform X2: protein MAGLTAGNLLKDAGHQVTILEASGRVGGRVDTYRNEEEGWYAELGAMRIPSFHKILHWYIHKLGLKLNKFIMNDNQTFYLVNGQKLKTLKGKQHPDLLQYNLRGNERHRSADELLQQALQKVVHEIRIHGCKAIKKFDHYSVQEYLNEEGGLSGEAIRMVGDLLNEQSLMFTALTEMLYDQTDVSDHNTYDEVTGGMDLLPTAFAKNLTSQIFLNATVKHIKHSDKGVTVTFLNQSTVAQLPADVVLVTTTAKAALFIDFEPPLSIKKMVALRSVHYDSATKVFLTFSEKFWDRDGIHGGKSVTDRPTRFIYYPSHNFTKHDKIGVLLASYTWSDDSLLFLGASDEDVKELILNDLALIHGDYIKSLCTGVVVKRWSADPYSMGAFALFTPYQHLEYTKELFRKEPGVHFAGEHTAFPHAWIETSMKSAIRAAANISKEAQKESVRGPDRDEL, encoded by the exons GTAACTATCCTGGAGGCCAGTGGACGAGTTGGAGGACGGGTGGACACCTACAGGAATGAAGAAGAGGGCTGGTATGCTGAGCTGGGGGCCATGAGGATCCCAAGTTTTCACAA GATTCTCCACTGGTATATTCACAAGCTGGGCTTGAAGCTCAATAAATTCATCATGAACGACAACCAAACGTTTTACCTGGTGAACGGACAGAAACTCAAGACGCTAAAAGGAAAACAACACCCGGATTTGCTGCAGTACAACCTAAGAGGAAATGAGAGGCATAGATCAGCAGATGAACTTCTCCAACAGGCTCTACAGAAG GTAGTACATGAAATTAGGATTCATGGCTGCAAAGCGATAAAAAAGTTTGATCACTACTCTGTGCAG GAGTATCTGAATGAAGAGGGAGGTCTGAGTGGAGAAGCCATCAGGATGGTTGGAGATCTGCTTAACGAACAGAGCCTCATGTTCACAGCCCTGACGGAGATGCTCTATGACCAAACGGACGTTAGTGACCATAACAC gTATGATGAAGTGACTGGTGGAATGGACCTACTCCCCACAGCATTTGCGAAAAACCTCACAAGCCAAATCTTCTTAAATGCAACGGTCAAGCACATAAAGCATTCAGATAAAGGGGTCACGGTCACATTTCTGAATCAGTCCACTGTGGCTCAGCTTCCCGCTGACGTTGTCCTGGTAACCACCACAGCCAAAGCAGCCCTCTTCATAGACTTTGAGCCACCTCTTTCCATCAAGAAGATGGTAGCTCTGAGATCAGTCCACTACGACAGCGCAACCAAGGTCTTTCTCACCTTCAGCGAGAAGTTCTGGGACAGAGATGGCATCCACGGAGGAAAGAGCGTCACAGACCGACCAACTCGCTTCATCTACTACCCGAGCCACAATTTCACAAAACATGACAAGATAGGTGTCCTCCTGGCTTCTTACACCTGGTCTGATGACTCCCTCCTCTTCCTAGGTGCAAGTGATGAAGATGTGAAAGAGCTGATTTTAAATGATCTGGCACTGATCCATGGTGATTATATCAAATCTCTCTGTACTGGAGTTGTGGTGAAGAGGTGGAGTGCAGATCCTTACAGCATGGGTGCCTTCGCTCTTTTCACACCCTACCAACACCTGGAATACACCAAGGAGCTCTTCCGAAAAGAACCGGGGGTTCACTTTGCCGGAGAACACACGGCCTTCCCGCACGCTTGGATCGAGACGTCCATGAAGTCTGCCATCAGGGCGGCTGCAAACATCAGTAAAGAGGCGCAAAAGGAGTCAGTGAGAGGTCCAGACAGAGATGAGCTGTGA